The Castor canadensis chromosome 12, mCasCan1.hap1v2, whole genome shotgun sequence genome contains the following window.
gccctGGCACACGTATGTGGTCAGAAAGTGAGGCAATGACTAGATGAAGAAGGTAGGACATTTGGTTGGGATTATAGGGGAGTTAAGTGTATTCCTTAGCTTGAATTTATATAGATCAcaggaaatttaaggaaaaattataGTTCTTTGATAATTCCGTAATAATTCTAAAAATAAGTCTAAAATGTGCTTAAAAGTATCTCCTTTTTTAAAACCAAGGACCTAGAATTAAAGATGTTAACATTTTACAAGTGTATATGACtgatatatttgttttaaaaacaaacttgatTTGTGTTAGAGAAGTAGAATGACATCCTTTACTTATTTACTGTTAAAAGGTTTTCATTAATAGTCATGCTGTCTTTTACAACAAAAGTTTAAATAGTCATAATTCTTTACTTCTCAAATTTTCTACAATGATCATGTATAATTTTTTGTTAGagaaaaacacaattaaaaagaagagaaacaaaggtAGCAAAAGTAACAAAACAAGCTCCTGATAGGTTCCTCTCTTGCCCATTCCACAAGAGCATCCAACCACTTCCAAGATAACCTGTGACTTCCCAGAGCAGTGGAGACTTTGTGGCATGATGTTAGTTGTGTTAATTCTTTGTGGTCTTCTGCAGCTCTAAGCAAGAACACCAGCCACAGAATCTATATTACTGTGGTCAGGCAACTTTTCCAGTCTTCTCTGGGGAATTAGCCCGTGCTTGAGCAGACAGGATAGAGCCTGGTTTCTTTATAAGCCTAATGGCCCATCTTCCCAGTCTTATTTCCTGGATATTTTAATGAGACTATTACCTAAGATGTATATATCGCTGTTCTGGCTTCTGCTCCTACTCCACCCTACTGAAATCTCCCTCAAATCTTGACACTTGCTCCAAAAGGTCCTTGGTAGTTGTAGTTGCTTGTCCCTTTGGGGTGGAGTTCACCCTTGCTGTCTGGCATTTCTGTACACATTTGTGTGTGAATGAGTTACACCTGTTTTGTATATAGTAGCTACATTTCtgccatatatatgtatgtatagtttCTGGGATGGTACTTAATTTCTCAGTCATTTAAATTTCAGCTCTTTGCAGCCTTCTTTGATTCTATTAGGTAGAAATCATTCACTTATCTGGTTCTTAAACATGTATAAATTGTCTAAATCAGGCACTGTGTTGAGTACTAGAGGTAGGAGAATGCTTAAGACAAAGTTCTTGCCTTCCAGGGTTCACAGTCCAAATAAACATAGCACTCCAATGGGAATAATAATGAAGACATATGTAAAATACCCAGCACAGTGAAGAGAAGTCCAAGATCTGACTACTCTTCAGTGATGATTAGGAATTCACCAACAAGATGGGAGGGGGACAGggacagaagaggaaaatatttcAGGCAGGCAAGAGGGAATGTTTAGAGGCATGGAAAGCAGAGACTATCTCGTCCACCCTTGATCCCTCATTTGGGATAGTGCAGGGCATATACTCAGAgagtatttgttgaaaaaaatgaaagaatggctGCTTTCCTTGCTAAAGGCATCTACTATTTCAAAAGAGTATTTGACCAATTCCAATATTTTTCttagagaaatttaaatttagatgaaaaaaatatataaaacagaaaaacaatttacCAGTTACTCAGCTCAATGTTTACATTAgttctttattaaattttttcttttggagacaatgtctcactatgtagcccaggctgaccttgaactcttgatcctcctgcctcagccccctgtgtgctgggattataggcatgaaccacaatcTTTATTCAAAAATGTATAGCCTTGGAgctgggtgatggtggctcacacctgtattcctagctatttaggaggcagagagcaagaggattgcagttcgaagagactctatcttgaaaacacccaacacaaaacaggactggagatgtgattcTAGTGGttgaacatctgcctagcaagcatgagaggcccttagttcaaaccccaatactgtttaaaaaaaaaaatatatatatatatatatagccatgGAAGGGGAATGCAGTATATACCAACAAGGTGACTGCCTTCTTTctagtaatttctttttctgttaaagGTCCCTCACACAGGATGAGTCCCCATCAGTTACATCTGTTTTTTCAACTTGCTTCCTCCTTGTTCTCCTGCTTCCTTCCAACATAGCTGACTGATATAGGGATAAACAGTATGACCTAAGACTTGTCAAATCAGAGTCATAAGAGAATTAAGGGGAAGAATGGGAGGCTTGGCCATGATGCCAGCCAAGAAAGGAAGTAGTTTGCAATGGAATAGAATACAACTGATTCACTTGGAACCAGAGATAAGACAGAGTCCTACCAGTGTTCCAGTCCCTGGCATGTACATTCCCTGTGATTCGGTTGCACCTTATCCTTTTTCAGTGCTAAATAAGAAACCCCAGGATTCTTCCAataaattattcctttctttcctgttttgagTTGGGTCTCTGTCACTTGTACTGAGAATACCCAACACAGGGAATGAAGACAAGTATTAGAAGGCAAACTTACCCAGCTTCTCTGTGGCTTCCACACAGATGCTAGGATACATGCCTGCAGTGTAAGTGGCCACCAGGAGATACAGATGGGTTTTCACAACAACCAAACCATTGTTCTCCTGGAGAAGGAAAAACATAGACCATGCTGCCCTTAGTCCAAACCTCAAGACTAGCTATTCCTCCAGCCACATTTTTCACCATTTCCAGACttctatatattcatatatttgtttttgagttctgtaCTCCCTCCTACTAATTTGGTTGCCTTTTCTGAAAAGGATTTATATTTCTGTAATAACAGCATGTGTATTCTGAAAAAGTTCTCCAGTTGAAAAGAACAACTAGTAGAATGCATAGATAAGACATCTTGGAATTGGTcagccctgggtttgaatcccagaaCCTCCATTTTCTGCTGTGTGACTATGGAACAGTTATTTAAACtgctttatttaattaattaatttatttttgatacagagtctcactatgtactccaggctggctttgaacttgctatgtaacccaggcggGCCTCAAActagagatcctcctgtctcagcctcccaagtgctgggattacaggtgtgtaccacaatgcctggctttaTTTAACTTTCTTAAGCATCAGTCTTATCTTCTGTAAAGTAAAGCTATTTAGTTTATAATGTGAAATGTGCCACAAGGCAGGGCATCTAATTAAAGTGAATTTCATCTCCTGAATTCCTTTTAGGCAATAGAGAGCCAAGCAATATTTTACGTACAGGAATGATACACTGAGAATCCCTAATCCAAAAAATCAAAAGTTCATAATGGtctaaaatctgaaattatttgAGCACCAatatgccacaagtggaaaattctacaccCAATTTCATGTGACAGGTCACAGTAAAAAATTCCAGtcacattaaaatttttgtataaaatCACCTTCAGTTTATAAGCTATACatgaaacataaattaatttCGTGATTCTCTCTCCCCAAGAGATCTTATTATGTATACCCAAATTCTAAGATCTAAATCTGAAATACTTTTGGTTCCAAGTATTTCTGATAAGGAAAACtcaacctggatttttttttttttttaagaggaggAAATAGAGTATGAAGGATGGGCCATACTGGGAAGAGATAGTTGAGTGAAGGTTCAGTTGATAGATTCTGGAATGAATGTTTTACACAGACATGCTCTCTGAGAACACTTTCAAGTATGCCTTCCTGGCACTAGATAGCTGTCTTAGTGTCTCAAGAGTTTTTATGGAGAGGAtcagaagaggcaaagaaaatagaaagctgCCTTCAAATCCTGAACACTCACATTCTTAGCATAAAGAGAATAGTCATCTGAccgtacacatttgtaatccatTTCCTTGAAATACAATCCTTCCCTTCGGGTTTGCAAAGGGTTTTTAGCAAATCCATTCACAAGTGTTCCGACATCACTCGGCATTACCTGTAGAGGTTAAATAGACCAGAAATCAGCAAACTATGGCCAAACCTGTCAAAtttggttcactgtttgttttttatgGCCTGAAAGCTAGGAATGGCTTTCACATTTTTACGTGGTTGGAAAATAATCAAAAGAGCACCATGTTGTGACATGTGAATactatatgaaattcaaatttcagtgttctaaagaaagttttattggaacatagtcaTACTTGCCCTTTTACATATTATATGTAGCTGCTTTTCCATCACAATTGCAGAGTTTAGTGATTTTGACAGAGAATATGTGGCCCAGAAACCTAAAGTATTTCCCATGGCCCTttatagaaaattttgttttaaagtcaTGTCCAAGTCAAACAtgagtggttcatgcctgtaattctagctatttgggaggctgagatagagaggattgtggtacaaggccagccccagcaaacagtGTGGGAGACTCCATCAccaaagtaaccagagtaaaatggactgaaggcatggctcaagcagtcaagcacctgctttgaaagcgtgaagccctcagttcaaagcccagtcttaccaaaaaaaaaaaaaaaaaaagtattatgtcCAAACTTGTTTTTTCTTACACTAAATCCTGGTGATGCGACACACAGGCTCCTCTCCTGAAGTTTGATGAGGGCTGCACTGTCCACATGCTTCGTCCCCAGGAGGGTATCTAACAGCAAATTCTGCAAGTGGCTCATGGTCCCTCAGCTCTGAAACAGGAACTGCAGTTGAAGCCAACCGCTGTGGCTAGCTTTGTAAAAGCGTGAGAATACAAATGTCCCTGCAGAGACAGCTTGAATATTGGGCTCGGTAATTCGAAGAGTGAAATGGTGGTCCATCACCTGGTGCCCATCAGTACTCAAAGGGGAAGACAGAATCATAGATCAACTCATACAGGAGTGACTTGTGAAACTGCAAAAATCACAGCCTCCTAACTTTCTAGCTGTATAATGGTTTGCATGAGAATCATCTGAGGTTGTAAAATAAACCAAGAaaccaaccagaaaaaaaaaaaaaaatccccaaaccagCCAGGATGGAGAACCACTGAGTTAAATGAGATATGGTGGCCGGGAACCTTCACATTCCTCCCCGTCGACTACCATGGGAGCCATGGATAGACCCTGATCAACACCCGGAATGGATAAGAACACCTTTAAGGCACCTAAACCAACATTTCCCGCCCCCCAAATCTCGTCATCTTGACAATCCTGGTCAGGGCAACCGCCACAAACGCCTAGTTTCCAGTCCTGTGGGCGGGCGTGGCGAGAAGGGGAGCCTATTGGCTGCGACCGCGGTCTATCACCGAGAGGCGGGGACCGCAGCTGGGTTCGCAGACAGCAACGTCAGGCGGCGAGCAGGCAAACTGGCCCCCTCCGCCCTCCTGGGCGTGGCCACGTGCGTGCGCGCTTGCGTCACCGCGCGCTGGGAGGGGCGTGGAGCGGTGCGCAGGAGACGTCGGACGCCGCGTACGTTCTGATGTTCTGAAGCGACGGGCTGAGTTTGGGCGAGGCTGCGGGCCTGCGCCGGTTTGGTCGCCATAGCTTTGGGACTGCTCTGGGCCCTAGATTTTTGAGAGTCCGTGCCCAAGGCCCTGCCCTACCCGGGTGCGGGGTTGAGAGGGAGTGGGTACTCCAATGACAACTTCTCCCTCCTCTGCGGGCCCCGGGGAGGGCTTTGAAGATGTTAGGCCGGAAGCCCCAAGCTTCCGTCTCTGAGGGCTCAGTCTGTGCTACAGTAACCGGATGTTGCAGCTGTCCTCATTCATGGCGACCAAAGTTAGAAACCTCCGAATGGGGCTGCTACAGGCCAGGCTGACGGCCACACTGGCTTGAAAGGCACAGAGCGTGGGAGGAGAGGCTGGAGTGGGTTCAGACCTGCTTCCAGGACTTGATGACACTCAGCCTAAGGGGAGGGAAGGCTCCAGTCAATGCCATGAGTATTCATTGTTAAACAGAAGGCAGAATAGGAAGATTATGAATTTTCATGACTAAATAagctaatttttagtttttctaggGGCTCTGTTACTTGTGACCACAATGAAAGATGTAGACAGTGATGATCTGGTAACTGGCACACTTCCCAAGCTCAAGAGCTCAAAAGAGTGGTTGGAACCACAGCCGCTTTCTTTCATGGAGGTATAATTATATGGCATTTTGAGGTTCTTACTTGAGTAGTTGCAGTGAGAAGTGGTTTGTACTAAATATGTTTTATTCCtttggtttgttttctatttcattctctttgctttactaactttgtatttatttactttgctcTTCATTTTCTAGCTTCTTAACATGGAATTAGAGGTCATtattacatactttttttttcgtggaaccggggtttgaactcagggcttcatacttgcaaacagatgctctaccacttgagccacgtctccagcccattttgctatggttattttggagatggggtctcttgcccagactggccttgaacagtgattctcctcttctcagcctcccaagtagccaggattataggagtgagtgaCCAGCACCAGGCCTGTATACCTTTTCTAATATAACAAAACTGTAAAGTTCTTTTGAAGCTGCATTACCCAAATTTTGATATgctgtagtttatttttctttttttatagtttctattAAGGTATAATTGATAGACAATAAATTGCATATATTTGCAATGTACACTTCGATGAGTTTTAACATATGTATACAAACATGAAATCATCACCATGAATTAAGATAATATATTCAGTGCCCCTAAAGTTACCTCCTCATCATATTCCTTTGTAATCCACCCCTTCACTCCCTACAACCACTGCTTTGCTTTCTGTCACTattgtttattttgcatttaaaattttttatgcaAATGGAAACTTACAGCATGTATTCCTTTTATCTGCTTTCTTTCCCTCATAATTATTTTGCAATTGGTCCATATTGTATGTATCAATACTTCATTCCTGTTTTTGCCAAATGTTACTTCATTATATGACTTTGTCCACcccattgatggacatttgggttgtttacaGTTTGGGGCTATTATAAATCAAGCTGATAGGAACATTCACGTGCATATCATTGTGTGAACATaggctttcatttctcttagataTCTACCTGTGGAATGACTGGGTCATATAGTTCTGAATaatgaaatttactttttatgaagttgccaaactgttttccaaaatcattaaattattttacattcccactagcaatgtgagaattgtttcataTTCTAGCCAACATTACTgttatctcactgtggtttaaaatttgtttttctctaatgACTAAAGTTGAGTGtcttttcaagtctttttttttttggtgggactgggtttgaactcagggcttcacacttacaaagcaggcactctacttgagccacacctccagttcagttTGCTTTGGTGATTTTGAATATGGAGtctcaaaatatttgcctgggctggccttgagcagtgatcttcctcatctcagccttccaagtagtcaggattacaggcgtgagccactggtgctcagcatCTTTTTAAGTCTTAGTTCCCATTTATATCtcttctttggtgaagtgttcaaatattttgtcagttttaaaactgaggtttttttttttttttttttttgcagtgttgaacTTTTATTAATGAGATTTATTCACAAACTATAAAGTCatcattttaaagtgtttaattCAGTGTTTTGTAGTATATTCACACGGCTGTGCAACTGTCACCATTCTCCTAATTctataatattttcatcattcccaaaagaaaatttatatccTTTGGCAGTCACTTcccattctcctttctctccagcTGTAGACATCTCTAATAATCTCTTTTCTGACTCTGGATTTGCCCATCTGTTCTGaacatttcataaaaatgaacCATATGGTATGTGGTTCTTTGTGACTGTTctttcacttagaatgatgttttcaaggttcactcATGTTGTGGCAGGTGTCATTATTTCATTCCTATTATGGCCAAATACTATCCCACTGTTTGTATACTGcatcttatttttactttcaaaatttgAGTTGTGTCTAGTTTGTTGCTCTTAGAATAATGCTCCTaagaacatttgtgtacaagtttttgtgtgaccATATGTTTTCTGTTCTCTTGGTTATGTagcctaggagtagaattgctggatcatatagccaCTAAACGGCTTCTCACAGTGATTGTACTGTTTTACATTCCCAGTGTAAATGTACAAGGGTTCTAGTTTCTCCTCCACTTGGAGTTCATTGAACTTGTATCTCTAGGCTTACAGTTTTCAACAAACTTGaaagttttttctctctctctctctctctctctctctctcctctctctcctctctctttcatttttggtactggggtttgaactcaggaccttgtgataGATGCTCATGAGTCATGccgccagccattttttgctttagttacttttcaggtaagaCCTCATATtgttgcccagggccagcctcggACTGtgatcctacctatgcctcctgcatagctggatcACAGGCACAACACCGcgatgcccagcttgttggttgaaatggagtcttgctaactttttgtccaggctggcctggaaccatgatcctcctgattaccacctgctgactagctggtatttcaggtgtgtgccactactcCTGGCCAAATTTtagtcttcctcccttcctctcccctcccctctcctcccttcttcccctcccttctttccatgccccttccctcctccctccctccttccctctattcttcctccctctctccctcccttcctttgttcctccctccttccctcccttactTCCTCTCTTCCTGTCTTATGGATCTATCTAAGAGCATGATAATATTTTCACTAAATTAAGCTAGTACCAtccagaaggaggaagggagggaggtagggagggaggaagggagggaggaagggaagaagggagggagggaggcaaggaggaagaaggaaggaaggaaggaaggaaggaaggaaggagtttaAATTATTGTTTGGCTCAGGATTTTCTAGGCTTCTAGTTGTTTCTTAACTTGCATGAACCTTAATTTTTGTGGGCATTGACGGGAAGGATAGTTCTTAGTTTAtgagatttttctcatttgttctgGAAATAAAATTGGTAAAACTGGACAACTGTTTCCACTGACAGTTAATTTGagatgactttctttttctttcttaatttttacgGTGCTGgggagctggggattgaaccggggtcttgcacatgctgagCATGTGCTCTTCCACTAAGCTATAGCCAGAGCCAGAGCCCtgagaatattttgttttatgtaattATGAGGGGATTTCAAATGTAATTCTATGCTAGAAAGTAACCTCATATTTttatggcatatatatatatataaaaaacaagTCCAGATAATActaataatttaatgtttttgagatttgATTTTCAAAGTTTCATTTGTCCTTTTAGGCCTTAGCTAAAGAAGATACTGATGCAGCTATTCAATCAATTTTATATAGAGAAAATTATGTAATTAAGGTAAGAACTGGCTACGAAATGCATctccattaaaaaatattttttcattatcaaTGTAGTGTATCCTATGAAAATTTTAGAGAATACAGAAAATCGAAAGAATGAAAAACATCATCAGCACATGGGATTAACCTTAAGGGATCTCTGGGAATGTTTTAATGGACTTCCCCCTTTTCCTTTACTTTGGAGGGATTCCTTCAACAGACATAGCATAAGATTGTCACCTCACTCACTTGCTCCTTTATCTTAGTGGGGGTTCTACTAGTCACTATAGGCAGACTAATCCTTAAGGGCTATGAACAGAACACCTGGCTAATTATTCCTCAGGTATACATAGTAAGGCATGAGGGTTTAACTGAAGCAGAATGGGCTTAACTAGTTTGATAAAAGAATGTCCATGTGAAGTATACTAAGACTGCTAatctatttttaagaattttcttcAGAGTTCTTTGAAAAGGAAAGGACTTATCATTGAGAATATCTGAAGTGGCTATGATCTGAAATTAGGAAGGGACATGGCTAGAGAACCTCTCAGGgatcttaaaattttatatttttccttttcacctTCACAGTAACCCTAGAAATCATGTAATGTCATGTGGAAGGTGGATGAGAAATTTTCCTGGGAATGACTAGGCATCTTTTTTGCTGGCTACTTGCCATTTGGACCAGATTCTGCCACACTTTGACCTCTTTACTGTGgcatctctctatctctctctctgtctttctctctctctgtccctctttaAGAATAGTCTTTCttgagtaggaaatactctggagttagtaggtataggtaagaactttctcaatggaaccccagcagcacagcaactaagagatagcatagataaatgggacttcataaaactaaaaagcttctgctcatcaaaagaaatggtctctaaactgaagagaccacccacagaatgggagaaaatatttgccagctacacatcagacgaaggactgataaccagaatatatagggaacttaaaaaactaaattatcccaaaactaatgaaccaataaagaaatgggcaagtgaactaaacagaactttctcaaaagaagaaattcaaatggccaaaaaacacatgaaaaaatgctcaccatctctagcaataaaggaaatgcaaattaaaaccacactaagattccacctcatccctgttagaatagccatcattagcaacactaccaacaacaggtgttgacgaggatgcggggggaaaaaggaacccttttacactgttggcgggaatgtaaactagtacaaccactctggaaaaaaatttggaggctatttaaaaagctaaacattgatctaccatatgatccagcaataccactcttggggatatacccaaaagactgacacagcttactccagaggcacctgcacacccatgtttattgcagcactattcacaatagccaaattatggaaacagccaagatgccccactactgacaaatggatcaagaaaatgtggtatttatacacaatggaattttatgcagccatgaagaagaacgaaatgttatcattcgctggtaaatggatggaattggagaacatctttctgagtgaggttagcctggaccaaaagatcaaaaatcgtatgttctccctcatatgcagacattagatcaagggcaaacacacaaggggattggactttgagcacatgataaaagcgagagcacacaagagaggtatgaggataggtgagacacctaaaaaactagctagcatttgttgccctcaacgcagagaagctaaagcagataccttaaaagtaactgaggccaataggagaaggggaccaggaactagagaaaagtttagatcaagaagaattaacctagaaggtaacacacacgcacaggaaatcaatgtgagtcaactccctgtatagctatccttatctcaaccagcaaaaacccttgttccttcctattattgcttatactctctcttcaacaaaattagagataagggcaaaatagtttctgctgggtattgagggggtaggggggagagggagggggcagggtggttggtaagggagggggtggggagaggggggagaaatgacccaaacattgtatgcacatatgaaaaaaaaaataaggtacttaaaaaaaaaaagaatagtcttTCTTATTCTGTCatccttttcctattttcttttttggtggtacaagggcttgaactcagggctgcatgcttgttaggcaggtgctctac
Protein-coding sequences here:
- the Pfn4 gene encoding profilin-4 isoform X2, with the protein product MSHLQNLLLDTLLGTKHVDSAALIKLQERSLCVASPGFSVMPSDVGTLVNGFAKNPLQTRREGLYFKEMDYKCVRSDDYSLYAKNENNGLVVVKTHLYLLVATYTAGMYPSICVEATEKLGEYLRKKGN
- the Pfn4 gene encoding profilin-4 isoform X1 — protein: MSHLQNLLLDTLLGTKHVDSAALIKLQERSLCVASPGFSVMPSDVGTLVNGFAKNPLQTRREGLYFKEMDYKCENNGLVVVKTHLYLLVATYTAGMYPSICVEATEKLGEYLRKKGN